Within the Lycorma delicatula isolate Av1 chromosome 11, ASM4794821v1, whole genome shotgun sequence genome, the region ATTTAATTTAgcaattattttagattgtttgataatttttcatttgaattacaAACATTGTTTGAAACGTTCTCAACCTGACAAAGAAAACGCAAGATTTTCaggcaatttgttttatttttcaatgtagtcATCACCTTGTAATTCAATACATTAAGACTAATGACATTTCAACTTTTTAGTAACCTCAGTATAATGTGATTTGCTCCTATACTCCAAAATAAGCAGTTGTCTCAAATTTATCTCATCATATGAAGTGAATCTTTGTCCAACAAGCCACTTATATAGGTTTGGGAATAGGAAGTAATTACTAGGAGCCACATCCACCATATGTGGAATCCCTTTGAAGCACAGGTCATGGGGTTTTGCAGGCCCATTATTGTGGTGAAAGAGCATTTTCATTTCGACCAAATATGAACATTTAACCTAAATAGCACCTTTCAATCAGTCCAGTAGTAAAACTAAATATTCTATAAGATACAGGTACTCTATAAGATACACACAATGAGAACTTCAATAAACCTTAGCCATAACTTTTCATGCAAATGAAACAATTTTCGCTTACTTTGGTCCACTTTCACCTGATCCCACTCATTGTTTGGTAGCTGGCATGTAATTGTGAATCCATATTTCATCTATTGTTATAAAACTGGGAATAAACTGATCAgaattgtgtatatataaatcTAAACTCCCTCAAGAAGTGTTCAGTCAAATGTGTTTTTGGTCAACTATTAACAAACACAGCACCCATCGAGCAGAAAGCTTTCTCATAGCCAAAACATCATGTAAACTGTCTATCAATATATCTGCAATGGGACTAAGCTTGCATACCTTTAGTCAGTAATCATTTAATAAAGGATTGTgaacttttatgtaattttgtcacTCATAGCAGTTTTTGGGTGTCCCAATCATTCATCATCTGTATGATGATGTATGACTATATTTAGATGCTGCAAACCACTTTTTAGCCACTGGAAATGAAGGGAAAGAATCTCTTAAAGTGGGAtctaactctttttgtatgtccgttggggttaaaccttttaaagcaaattattcataatactttgaatttcaattttgCCAAACTTGTTTGGTTCAATCGATCAGGgcaaacaagcaactaaacacATGTGTATGAAACTTCACACCATGCCAACCAAAAGATTGTTCTTGACAAATGTCACACTCATTTGGTCATATTTGCGCCACCTCAGGGTCAAactacaaaattttctaaaaaccctggtaatttttaaaataatatgtgataGTTTAATAACACTTTAAACAACACATTGtactttttcaatatatatatattttttaaatttcttgtaagaGATGAAAATATGAGCAAAAATTTGTCCTTTCATGTCTGACCTAGAAAATTATAGAAGCTGCTTTTCTATAGAAGTATTTTTAAGTTGCGCGAGACAATGAAATAAGCTTATATGAGAAACTTACAGTGCATTCTTCATCATTTTGACCAATAAAGAATATAATGAGTGATACACATAATAGGACAGATTTTAACATAGAGTAGATTTTTTGGTTATAGGCTCAGCCCCAGAACTTAATAGCCAGACTTTCTATAcatccaaattacaaaataagtgaAACAGTACTGCAAGATTTGATTCCAACAAATTTTCTtatgtcaaataaataataaaattgcaatagCTCAAGGCACACAcaaaccataattaaaaataaaaatggatttcaagTTACCTGTAAGTAACGTTAGATGCATCAAACATCCTTTTAGCAGCGATTGTTGTAACTTTTTTTGAATGCTTATCGGACATATATACGACTTCTTTTATTCCAGACTGTATAATAATCTTAGCGCATTCATTACATGGAAATAATGCCACATATATTGTACAATCCTTTACatctgatgaatttttatttagtatagcATTCATTTCTGCATGGCAAACTAGAGAAACAAACAGCCCAGATCAGATAAAATCTGTATATTGTATGATtatactttagaaaaaattaaagtatcaaCTTACAAATATAATATCCAGGTTACcatctttgtttttacttttctagtaaaaatgaaatcataagtttaatgtacaaattttgaaagttctttaattcaaaaattaaaaaaaaaattaattctattcaaatcaattttgaataaaatctattatttatcttcttttttttaaattatttttgattactactttaagaaaattacaaaaataatatatttatttaatacaatcaaAAACTAACAACACAGATTAATGATTATGaattaacataacaaaataaaaaactttcttttgtaACAGAAAAGGCCCAATCTTTTCGCTTAAATTACAGTGTGACACTGATTACCCTAATGTTGAATTTTTCAGATCCCCATCTAAGTGGACTGCTTATAATCACaataccaaatataaaaataaaattagtatactatttaaaaaatctaaaatattatttgaataacgCTTGGCttcaatagaaaatatatttttattgaatctcTGTTTTAACTGGGTTTTGTAAttggttattttcaaattcatataGCATAACAGGGCCTTCACGAAAAAGCCATGAATGTTTCTCTATCATTATGGACTGCTTGGATTGACAAAAAGAATCCAAttctatatagattttttttgtttaaaatggttACATGATCTTCATAAATGTCTTGGctaaaacttagaaaaatgattgaaaacataaataaaaatagaattataaagagacaaataatgaaacttaaacattaaagttttaaattaatctttttatttattctctctgAGTAAAGTGTGATTGGCAGCATTTTGTCCTGCATAACcccctctgtaaccacatgttctttgattgtttatatctcatttagttttcgtgttattgttatttgagtgcaacttgTTTACATATTAGTAATGATTTTCGTAATAAGCAATTATCAGGAATGACAATACAAaagttttgcatgaaactggggaaaactttcacagaaatgtttctaCTTTTGAAACAAGCATGTAGAGATGATGTGCTAGGTCATACACAATGTTGccaatggttttcatgatttaaaagtgggcATCTGTGGATcaaagatgaccctcgaccaggaaggccttggacttcaactgatgacacccgcgttcagaaaatcaacaatctggtgcatGTAAATCACCAATCAACTGaaagagaacttgcagaagaggttagcatctcaatcaAATAATGCCTTGAGATTTAGACTGAAAAAATCAGGTtccagcaaagtttgttcctcgtttgataaCCGATAAGCAGAAAGAACATCTAATGGCCATTTGTCAGAAATTCTTTAACAAgctgatgatgaaacattcatgcaaatgATCACAACATGAGATGAAATCAGGGTTTACAGTTACAACAAGACAAAACTTCAATCAtcaaaaatcacacattacaaaaatcactactaacacttaaaacaCATTGCactcgaataataataatttgaaaactaaacaagatatcaacactTCAAGAACATGTGGTTGCAGAGGTCATGctgaacacaatgctgccaaccacatgCAACTAcaactaaatatctctgttggtcCGTAAttcaaaatgttcagttattttctgaacaaaccttGTAATACCAAAACGAGtaactaaaaattcatattttttacttaaagtcTATCAAGCGATTCCATAGATATTCTTAATCTGGAAACTGATATTAGCAAATAGCTCTACAATAAACATGTCATGAAAGGGAAACATGCCAGGCTGTGTAcattaatgtcaaaaaaaaaatatcagattcattTTTGAGATATTAATTTCTACAGAACAAAAGCAAGACACatggaagagaaaatattttcatttttttttttgtgtgataaGTCACTTACCATAGCTTGGTACATAGTTCTGAAATACTCTGTATATGCCTACAATTATAACAGaactaattataatacaaaataatttagaacgataaaataatttaacattttagtgACTAAGATTAACAAACATAGTCTAGTTGCTGAGAGGTATTCACGCAGTACATTTTACTGTACATTTATTAACTGTCGTTACACTCTGTgtccaatcttttttatttataaattttaaaaataattttatacaactcATATATAATTCCAATCTTTATGATAATAAAACTCTAcaccaagaaaaaatatttattggaaaaccttagttttaaatctgttaaatatatattatcttgtctgaattttttttttaattctcaacgaccaaaaatttttctttgaagttataatcaaaacaacttttttttttacatttatacttttttaaaaaataaaaagcaagtaaattgaagtaaattatctgtaaaataaaaacatctgaaaTGAACTCCAAGCCTAGGATTGGtgtttattacacaatttattttcaataaaaatagacTGTCGCCCAGTTAGAAgtacatattaaagaaaatattaaccagatgaaaaatgccaaaaataAGCCTATTCAAAAGTcaagaaccttctggatgaaaacCAAAGGTTTTGCCACAGAGGTCAGCTAGCTACagtatataatagtattttaaattattatttattacattttctttcttaaaacatttttaccaatttttctacattaattaacAAACTAACTTACCAAGACTGTAAGGCAAATCTTGAACAAACTTCATTCTTTAACAATCCACAAGAAGTTGAATgcatatttgagaaaaaaatgtttacacattaaaattatttatttagattaaaaaattagaaacaataaaatggactgttataaattaaagaaattataagactcatttaaataaaattaattttttttttcactttttcaaacTGTGTTCTTTTTGAATTCTGCAAATGCCTAAAAAATCCACTAATATAACCAATTATATTTTTGGCATGGATTATAAAGCAAAATGTAAGAAATAACCACACACCATAAGACAACGACTTAGTTACAAATAGTAGCTGTTTACTTTGAAAACAAGCTCCAGAACAAATAATCTATTACAGCAATGCAGGTATAAATATTGCTACGGTAAGGTAAACAAATATTGGTATGGTTATTCAACACTGACCTAAATTACACAACCGTATAGTTGAATAGGTATATGGAAACAAACTGAGCAGCTATTTATTAtagcatattttttgttcttgGTACCAGAATACAAGACTACTGTTATCGTACAAATTGCATGAGGCTACACCGTTAACTCCAGGAACACATATATTTAAGTGTTTATAAGTACGGTACAAAGTgtataagagtaataataattaaaatatatatatatgtataatgcgGGAAAGAAGAGATGTGCAATAGATACTGTTAGTAAGGTAGTGTTGATCCCACATTTCATTATgtagttgtattatttattattttatattcaataaattgttgATAAGATTACATCTGTGTAATCCTTGATTTTGCCATCTTAGGTAGTTAAGTTACTAGTGAGTTGGCATAAAAACTATCTTCTTTTCCAATTCTTCAAGTGCCTAAAAATCTAATCATACAACCAATAGTTTTTGGCTTATGAAATATAAAGCAAAATGTAAGCAATAACCACACACCATAAAATGCACAACCTTCACTGTCTCCAGCACACGAGGTGGTACGATATGCTTAAAATGTTGAATGTATATGATTACTAAGACAGAACATTATCGACATAATGAAATAATGAgtagagaaattaaaatacttcagAACATATGTAAtactatatttgtaattatttattaagaaacattaaaagaaatgaaaaattaacacatCGTGCTTTATTTAACTCTACAAGTTACTGTACACATATTGTACTTGAACGTTCTTGCACCAGAGagggaaataaatttatacaacaaaggcaacaacaaaaaaaaactcaagagGATGCTTTTGTTTAGCCTCACATCTGGCATACAATTTGCCTAGAAAATTCATTCATCAATAACAAACAATCAGTTATATGCACGGTGCTATTAATATGTAAGCAAAGAAATAGCAGATAATTTGAAATGTTCAGGAAACtgcaaataattatcattaattaacaaACTATTATTTGGTATTATATAATGACTATCAGAAGATATTATTTtgctaaattattcattttctcttttattttttaatgatatattatatatcattttaataaattaactttgaaaatatcattttaagcCACAACATACAATCCCTGACTTGTTAATTATGTTTTAGATCACAAAATCTTGTGATTTAGGCTTTAATGAATAAATCACATACAAGGTTATTTTTGTAGCCGGCTATAATAACCGCAGGTCAACTGAGAGAGTTCAACACAAGAAAACAACTTCAGCCGGCACTGATAAACATGCTACAGGAAATAGAATCAATTGGTTAGAAATTGAATAGCGTCCACCATTTAATACCTTAgcattaaacattaaacaaactTTAACCTTAAGATgaaagaactaaaaattaaattatctgtttatataaacacaacaaaaactctatttggattttttatattataatggtTATTACAagagtatttaaaataacttctattaaaataagttacttaaaataactattctatttttatctattttaagtaCTGTATATGTATGTGCCAGGATTAATATTCATCGTATTTGATTATCACCATGGTCTCTTATGTAATCATCCATACACTTAACAATAGAGGTCTTCCAAAATGTTCCCAcaaatttgttttgataattatctttattcttttacaattacAGTTCAACACAAtcaatacaattaataaacaaattaaattacaattaataaacaattaataaacaaatataaaaataaaataaaatatattacaaataagtacacacacaaatacaattaaaattcaacaagagctggattttaactgtaatttattagaAACCGATCatactagtataataaaaaatacaaaccgtataaatgtttattatcaaGTTTATTTGGCATATTCTTCCCCCAAGGGAAAAAATCATCATCACAACCGATCGGCATACCATTATAACCGATGCCAactatttttttatccttattaactATACAAGCACCTACTTGAGAACATGGATCTTTACTTCTTTTTGCCGTAAGAAATGCAACAGCCATAAAATAATCACTCCATTCTAAATAATTTGTTCTCTTAAAATTTGGTTTCctgtaaaaaacaaacaaaaataacaacgttattaaaataaaattgcatactgttttatttcatatacataaaaaaaaaaaacaatatctattaaaacaaacaatatattataaaacaatctaATCATTTGCAAACCCCTTATTACCAGGTCTCTGAGAAAATTCTATCACTCACAATGCCAAagtatatttgataaataacagATCTGATAATCTGCATAACTTATAACGCAAATAATGAGATTAAAAACTACGCTATATATATA harbors:
- the LOC142332171 gene encoding deoxycytidylate deaminase-like isoform X3; the encoded protein is MTGAAGTETNAQNCSTPTKRKHEDSASKPNFKRTNYLEWSDYFMAVAFLTAKRSKDPCSQVGACIVNKDKKIVGIGYNGMPIGCDDDFFPWGKNMPNKLDNKHLYVCHAEMNAILNKNSSDVKDCTIYVALFPCNECAKIIIQSGIKEVVYMSDKHSKKVTTIAAKRMFDASNVTYRQFTPKNPEIVINFTDLDNISQLPDTPVKSI
- the LOC142332171 gene encoding deoxycytidylate deaminase-like isoform X2; this translates as MTGAAGTETNAQNCSTPTKRKHEDSASKPNFKRTNYLEWSDYFMAVAFLTAKRSKDPCSQVGACIVNKDKKIVGIGYNGMPIGCDDDFFPWGKNMPNKLDNKHLYVCHAEMNAILNKNSSDVKDCTIYVALFPCNECAKIIIQSGIKEVVYMSDKHSKKVTTIAAKRMFDASNVTYRKFTPEKTGIVINFTDLDSISQLPDTQGKPIEILYKIYFIY
- the LOC142332171 gene encoding deoxycytidylate deaminase-like isoform X1: MTGAAGTETNAQNCSTPTKRKHEDSASKPNFKRTNYLEWSDYFMAVAFLTAKRSKDPCSQVGACIVNKDKKIVGIGYNGMPIGCDDDFFPWGKNMPNKLDNKHLYVCHAEMNAILNKNSSDVKDCTIYVALFPCNECAKIIIQSGIKEVVYMSDKHSKKVTTIAAKRMFDASNVTYRYCNMIQLKFIQDRIWRFTKFTPEKTGIVINFTDLDSISQLPDTQGKPIEILYKIYFIY
- the LOC142332171 gene encoding deoxycytidylate deaminase-like isoform X4 — its product is MTGAAGTETNAQNCSTPTKRKHEDSASKPNFKRTNYLEWSDYFMAVAFLTAKRSKDPCSQVGACIVNKDKKIVGIGYNGMPIGCDDDFFPWGKNMPNKLDNKHLYVCHAEMNAILNKNSSDVKDCTIYVALFPCNECAKIIIQSGIKEVVYMSDKHSKKVTTIAAKRMFDASNVTYRYCNMIQLKFIQDRIWRFT
- the LOC142332171 gene encoding deoxycytidylate deaminase-like isoform X5; amino-acid sequence: MTGAAGTETNAQNCSTPTKRKHEDSASKPNFKRTNYLEWSDYFMAVAFLTAKRSKDPCSQVGACIVNKDKKIVGIGYNGMPIGCDDDFFPWGKNMPNKLDNKHLYVCHAEMNAILNKNSSDVKDCTIYVALFPCNECAKIIIQSGIKEVVYMSDKHSKKVTTIAAKRMFDASNVTYREESNFD